One Brassica oleracea var. oleracea cultivar TO1000 chromosome C7, BOL, whole genome shotgun sequence genomic window carries:
- the LOC106302786 gene encoding uncharacterized protein LOC106302786 — protein MLNDCGMLEFPFTGDMLSWVGKRAGGTTVRCRLDRAVGNADWHEKFPHTGVKYMRLWGSDHRPILADILTKPTRRIKKFKFDKRWLDNEELRQVILEGWKSPDLPPNATIMEHISSCRKALSEWRRQHNVNSAKLVEELKEKVEGLYADDNATTEVIAAALKELSDALKAEEMLWKQKSRVFWLQDEEGLVAIATSYFRQIFESSNPEDIEEALAQIPTTITGAMNDNLTCPVTEWEIKVALFAMHPEKAPGPDGMTAFFYQKFWDIVKDDLTHMRLKRVLPGLISETQSAFVAGRQISDNIMIAQEMFHALRTKPSGRNKRMAIKTDMSKAYDRMEWSFIEAVMRKMGFSETWIAWIMRCITSVKYKRISANSRQEIKDVLGIQNEGGMGTYLGIPEDISGSKCKLFAFLKDKLMHRVNGWTGRWLSKGGKEVLIKSILLALPTYVMCTFLLPLEICENLAAAIAKFWWSSNPPKRGMHWAKWEKVCLPREDGGIGFRLIHEFNLALLAKQLWRLAQFPDSLVARVLKGRYYRLCSPLSVIPASSPSYVWTSISAARELLMMGIRQKVHSGYEVKIWQDPWIPTVPPRAAHPVVPVMNPNMRVSDLINQESKDWDVSLLEKYVNRDDIPLIRSLAISSAHRRDTFCWSYTRNGQYTVKSGYWVARTLLKQRKKRKLWSQVLLRFKSLLGS, from the exons ATGCTCAATGATTGTGGTATGCTGGAGTTTCCTTTCACGGGGGACATGCTTTCTTGGGTAGGAAAGAGAGCAGGAGGGACAACTGTCAGATGTCGTTTAGACAGAGCTGTAGGAAATGCGGACTGGCATGAGAAATTTCCGCATACGGGGGTTAAGTATATGAGGTTATGGGGATCAGATCATCGTCCGATTCTTGCAGACATACTCACAAAGCCAACGAGGAGAATAAAAAAGTTTAAGTTTGACAAAAGATGGCTGGATAATGAGGAGTTAAGGCAAGTCATTCTCGAGGGATGGAAATCACCTGATCTCCCTCCTAATGCGACTATAATGGAACACATTTCGAGTTGCCGCAAAGCCTTGAGCGAATGGAGGAGACAACATAATGTTAATTCCGCGAAATTGGTGGAGGAGCTTAAGGAGAAAGTGGAGGGCCTATATGCTGATGATAATGCTACAACTGAAGTGATTGCAGCAGCTCTGAAGGAACTATCTGATGCTCTTAAAGCAGAAGAAATGCTCTGGAAACAGAAGAGTCGAGTGTTTTGGTTGC AGGATGAAGAAGGATTAGTAGCCATTGCTACAAGCTATTTTAGACAGATTTTTGAATCGTCTAATCCAGAGGATATTGAAGAAGCATTGGCTCAGATTCCTACGACGATTACTGGAGCAATGAATGACAATCTGACATGCCCGGTCACTGAATGGGAGATCAAAGTAGCGCTTTTTGCCATGCATCCCGAGAAGGCTCCAGGCCCGGATGGGATGACTGCGTTTTTTTACCAGAAATTCTGGGATATTGTGAAGGATGATTTAACTCATATG AGATTGAAAAGAGTACTGCCAGGCTTGATATCAGAAACTCAGTCAGCTTTTGTGGCAGGAAGACAAATCTCAGATAATATTATGATAGCTCAAGAAATGTTCCACGCCCTGAGAACCAAACCAAGTGGACGAAACAAAAGAATGGCTATCAAGACGGACATGAGTAAAGCATACGACAGGATGGAATGGTCATTTATTGAGGCTGTCATGCGAAAGATGGGCTTCTCGGAAACATGGATCGCCTGGATAATGCGATGCATTACGTCGGTTAAGTACAAG CGAATCAGTGCAAATAGTAGGCAAGAGATTAAAGATGTACTTGGAATCCAAAATGAAGGAGGAATGGGAACCTACCTTGGTATCCCGGAAGACATAAGTGGGTCTAAGTGCAAGCTCTTTGCGTTTCTCAAGGATAAGCTCATGCATAGAGTGAATGGTTGGACAGGTAGGTGGCTATCAAAAGGAGGCAAGGAAGTACTGATTAAATCTATTTTGCTAGCGCTTCCAACTTATGTAATGTGTACGTTCCTTCTCCCCTTGGAGATATGCGAAAACCTAGCAGCGGCTATTGCTAAATTTTGGTGGAGTTCAAATCCACCGAAACGAGGAATGCACTGGGCGAAATGGGAAAAAGTCTGTCTACCAAGAGAGGATGGTGGGATTGGCTTTCGTTTGATCCATGAGTTTAATCTGGCTCTTTTGGCGAAACAGCTATGGAGGCTTGCCCAGTTCCCTGACTCTTTGGTAGCCCGGGTGTTGAAAGGAAGATATTATAGGTTGTGCTCACCACTAAGTGTAATCCCAGCTAGTAGCCCATCATATGTGTGGACTAGTATCTCGGCGGCAAGGGAGTTATTGATGATGGGAATTAGACAGAAGGTACACTCAGGATATGAAGTCAAGATCTGGCAGGATCCGTGGATTCCAACGGTGCCGCCGAGAGCAGCTCACCCTGTGGTCCCAGTTATGAACCCCAACATGAGAGTGAGCGATCTCATTAATCAGGAGTCGAAGGATTGGGATGTGAGTCTTTTGGAGAAATACGTCAATCGGGATGACATACCTCTTATACGGAGCTTAGCCATAAGCTCGGCCCACCGACGGGACACATTTTGCTGGAGCTACACAAGGAATGGACAATACACGGTCAAATCTGGATATTGGGTGGCTCGAACTTTATTAAAACAGAGGAAGAAAAGGAAGTTGTGGAGCCAAGTATTACTGAGATTCAAGTCTTTGCTTGGAAGCTAA